A DNA window from Mya arenaria isolate MELC-2E11 chromosome 17, ASM2691426v1 contains the following coding sequences:
- the LOC128224033 gene encoding uncharacterized protein LOC128224033 isoform X5 — translation MAVQLHVDETSCGPMCQHPACWQSNIRQDKGFPRMKPCLRSPPDIELDLPTMKVYNMLGDYGNDNRDLYPAQFSGKPAHERQDMLHSMQKPIRDQSIKVTRAPQPSPKSGSIQTQQSRFKVVEVQEVFDPEDLQGTWDDTFVPKSYFMWVPNQKKKRQKKHWLAQSDSKSVVKSKAGIKDLTESMVPKELEHARLTARDDFPVMKKKRALKSPRPYTMTPRTAMASSKMEFDQEGLRTQTQSKGRISVPVPSRLSGWVTPGRNIYLSISELLDLPRDILVQVLENTRQSDLMSRERIREIIRRFMPPQLDRGNTNMSLASQDLLQQKKLNLHEGNKNVRQPHLMETKPVFYLDDDVMDEEFDEDLQRPTSPYGSLKDLYFGGMGAPREFSKYRRPLPAIGGDRAVSAGVLAQTKIPSISLGLPELPSGIKHTKAFTYKRKNEFDFTLGRGFSSASTRRSSRCSKKGPVPTPPTSVRSTETPGSDHGTTIRVNMPSEVSNQSEHGSETRLRAKTSARGTPDRAIHSVSPTFSTKVPKAPATTPATYHPSSPPTRSGRDLTGSSIPNTPGEWPPKTGSPLQILRAPVNTPGSIMQDAGLGTIPENHTDDGTDQAHPMSRGRSVRFEIPEVPPPPSSPQLSDDGQKDPSRNTVTVNTSVPRTADISESTETKPMSGTTLRTDANTVNTSALPNENSFLRSQTLPTRELSMASTPEPWPQVNEADYEAIPTTTPESPALNTVTPATVTTGHGLSELEERAIENEKLGQKKEPIKVPSPEKEDSKETELTETERDENYVNKTPVEHSSEAVKKILEDSLKAESPAPPPPSPEPKQDSNVSANNRKIDSLPTEQNADSDMTVVQIPPKGKTNGKRLLNRQIDTFQNIDIPAKFDDLSENATIGTKLAEPKNETIVEESEHEEENETPEVDNDTAETKTDAEVINESNQDKTFSVQGSSLANRTVSEPAQSEMSSPMIEPAVSQTSHMPAMSDVSEKTSELEVFVDWTGVVGSAEIPILEGDSEKEIPDMTEDGGDHEGFKDDLRQEYKKLDKESEDQPERKLNETF, via the exons ATGGCTGTGCAACTCCATGTTGATGAGACATCTTGTGGGCCGATGTGCCAGCACCCAGCATGTTGGCAGTCCAACATACGTCAAGACAAGGGCTTTCCCAGGATGAAACCCTGTCTTCGCTCACCACCAGATATTGAACTGG ATCTGCCTACtatgaaagtttacaacatgttGGGGGATTATGGTAACGACAATCGGGACCTTTATCCTGCACAATTTAGTGGGAAACCTGCCCATGAAAGACAGGACATGCTCCATAGTATGCAAAAACCCATCAGAGATCAAAG CATAAAAGTAACAAGAGCCCCCCAGCCATCTCCAAAGTCAGGCTCCATCCAGACTCAACAGTCCCGGTTTAAAGTTGTGGAG GTTCAAGAAGTTTTTGACCCAGAGGATTTGCAAGGCACATGGGATGACACATTTGTGCCCAAGTCTTACTTCATGTGGGTGCCAAACCAGAAGAAGAAGAGACAGAAGAAACACTGGCTTGCCCAGTCAGACAGCAAGAG TGTGGTGAAGAGCAAGGCGGGAATCAAGGACCTCACCGAGAGCATGGTTCCGAAGGAGTTAGAACACGCCCGTCTCACTGCAAGG GATGACTTTCCAGTTATGAAG aaaaagagGGCCCTGAAGTCTCCCAGACCATACACAATGACCCCCAGAACAGCAATGGCCTCTTCCAAAATGGAGTTTGACCAAGAAGG TTTAAGAACACAAACACAGAGCAAGGGTCGGATAAGCGTTCCCGTCCCGTCTAGACTCAGTGGATGGGTCACGCCCGGGCGTAATATTTATCTGAG CATCAGTGAGCTGCTAGACCTTCCCCGAGATATCCTGGTTCAGGTCCTAGAAAACACGCGACAGAG TGACCTGATGTCCAGAGAGCGCATAAGGGAGATAATCCGGAGATTCATGCCACCTCAGCTTGACCGGGGAAACACCAACATGTCATTGGCCAGCCAGGACCTTCTCCAGCAGAAGAAACTTAACCTGCATGAAG GCAACAAGAATGTCCGGCAGCCTCACCTCATGGAGACCAAGCCTGTGTTTTACCTCGACGATGATGTGATGGATGAGGAGTTTGATGAGGATCTACAGCGCCCTACAAGCCCCTACGGCTCCCTTAAGGACCTGTACTTTGGGGGTATGGGGGCCCCAAGGGAGTTCAGCAAATACAGGAGGCCCTTGCCAGCTATCGGGG GTGATCGTGCTGTAAGTGCAGGAGTTCTGGCGCAGACGAAGATCCCGTCAATTTCCCTCGGTCTTCCAGAACTGCCCAGCGGCATCAAACACACAAAGGCTTTCACTTACAAGCGCAAGAATGAATTTGACTTTACTCTTG GTAGAGGCTTCAGTTCTGCTTCCACTCGCCGTAGCTCCCGATGTTCAAAAAAAG GTCCCGTCCCGACACCACCCACAAGTGTGAGAAGCACAGAGACGCCAGGGTCTGACCACGGCACCACGATCCGGGTGAACATGCCCTCTGAGGTGTCAAACCAGAGTGAACATGGCAGCGAGACAAGGCTTAGGGCAAAAACTTCTGCAAGG GGCACACCAGACCGCGCAATCCATTCTGTGTCGCCAACATTCTCTACTAAGGTACCCAAAGCCCCTGCGACCACACCTGCTACTTACCACCCATCCTCCCCACCGACTCGTTCTGGGCGGGACCTGACGGGCTCTTCAATACCTAACACTCCTGGGGAATGGCCACCCAAGACAGGGTCCCCACTACAGATACTCAGGGCTCCGGTCAATACGCCGGGTTCCATTATGCAGGATGCTG GACTGGGTACCATTCCTGAGAACCATACAGATGATGGTACAGACCAGGCCCACCCCATGTCTCGGGGACGGAGCGTGAGATTCGAGATTCCAGAGGTCCCTCCGCCTCCCTCCTCACCCCAGCTCTCCGATGATGGTCAGAAAGACCCTAGCAGAAACACTGTTACAGTCAACACCAGCGTTCCTAGGACAGCAGACATTTCAGAAAGTACTGAGACCAAGCCTATGTCAGGAACTACTCTCAGAACTGATGCAAACACTGTCAACACCTCAGCTCTTCCGAATGAGAACTCATTTCTTCGCTCACAGACTCTCCCAACCAGAGAGCTTTCTATGGCATCTACACCTGAGCCTTGGCCACAGGTAAATGAGGCAGATTATGAGGCTATCCCAACCACAACTCCTGAATCTCCTGCACTAAACACTGTAACTCCCGCTACTGTCACTACTGGCCATGGACTGTCTGAACTGGAAGAGAGAGCTATTGAAAATGAGAAGCTTGGTCAGAAGAAAGAACCAATAAAGGTTCCTAGTCCAGAGAAAGAAGATAGTAAAGAAACTGAACTCACTGAAACTGAGAGAGATGAGAACTATGTGAATAAGACTCCAGTCGAACATAGTAGTGAAGCAGTTAAGAAAATACTGGAAGATTCTCTCAAAGCAGAGTCACCAGCACCGCCACCTCCTTCTCCTGAACCAAAGCAGGACAGTAATGTTAGCGCTAACAACAGGAAAATTGACTCTCTTCCAACTGAGCAGAATGCTGACTCTGACATGACAGTTGTGCAGATTCCGCCAAAAGGGAAGACCAACGGGAAAAGATTGTTGAATAGACAAATAGACACTTTCCAAAATATTGACATTCCTGCAAAGTTTGATGATCTATCTGAGAATGCTACAATTGGGACAAAGCTTGCTGAGCCTAAGAATGAGACAATTGTAGAGGAGTCTGAGCATGAAGAAGAAAATGAAACTCCTGAAGTTGATAATGATACTGCTGAAACTAAAACAGATGCTGAAGTTATTAATGAGTCAAATCAAGATAAAACTTTCTCTGTTCAGGGCAGCAGTCTTGCCAATAGAACTGTTTCTGAGCCAGCTCAGTCGGAAATGTCAAGCCCAATGATAGAGCCAGCGGTGTCTCAGACCTCCCATATGCCTGCAATGTCTGATGTCTCGGAAAAAACTTCTGAACTGGAAGTGTTTGTGGATTGGACTGGAGTGGTAGGGAGCGCTGAAATTCCAATATTAGAAGGGGATTCTGAAAAGGAAATTCCTGACATGACCGAGGATGGGGGAGACCATGAGGGTTTTAAAGATGACCTGAGACAGGAATATAAAAAACTTGACAAAGAGAGTGAGGACCAACCTGAAAGaaagttaaatgaaacattttga
- the LOC128224033 gene encoding uncharacterized protein LOC128224033 isoform X3, whose amino-acid sequence MAVQLHVDETSCGPMCQHPACWQSNIRQDKGFPRMKPCLRSPPDIELDLPTMKVYNMLGDYGNDNRDLYPAQFSGKPAHERQDMLHSMQKPIRDQSIKVTRAPQPSPKSGSIQTQQSRFKVVEVQEVFDPEDLQGTWDDTFVPKSYFMWVPNQKKKRQKKHWLAQSDSKSVVKSKAGIKDLTESMVPKELEHARLTARDDFPVMKPKPTIGPLNENHRYQAYNSPRSRKKRALKSPRPYTMTPRTAMASSKMEFDQEGSRSYSSHTYYSDDNEGISELLDLPRDILVQVLENTRQSDLMSRERIREIIRRFMPPQLDRGNTNMSLASQDLLQQKKLNLHEGNKNVRQPHLMETKPVFYLDDDVMDEEFDEDLQRPTSPYGSLKDLYFGGMGAPREFSKYRRPLPAIGGDRAVSAGVLAQTKIPSISLGLPELPSGIKHTKAFTYKRKNEFDFTLGRGFSSASTRRSSRCSKKGPVPTPPTSVRSTETPGSDHGTTIRVNMPSEVSNQSEHGSETRLRAKTSARGTPDRAIHSVSPTFSTKVPKAPATTPATYHPSSPPTRSGRDLTGSSIPNTPGEWPPKTGSPLQILRAPVNTPGSIMQDAGLGTIPENHTDDGTDQAHPMSRGRSVRFEIPEVPPPPSSPQLSDDGQKDPSRNTVTVNTSVPRTADISESTETKPMSGTTLRTDANTVNTSALPNENSFLRSQTLPTRELSMASTPEPWPQVNEADYEAIPTTTPESPALNTVTPATVTTGHGLSELEERAIENEKLGQKKEPIKVPSPEKEDSKETELTETERDENYVNKTPVEHSSEAVKKILEDSLKAESPAPPPPSPEPKQDSNVSANNRKIDSLPTEQNADSDMTVVQIPPKGKTNGKRLLNRQIDTFQNIDIPAKFDDLSENATIGTKLAEPKNETIVEESEHEEENETPEVDNDTAETKTDAEVINESNQDKTFSVQGSSLANRTVSEPAQSEMSSPMIEPAVSQTSHMPAMSDVSEKTSELEVFVDWTGVVGSAEIPILEGDSEKEIPDMTEDGGDHEGFKDDLRQEYKKLDKESEDQPERKLNETF is encoded by the exons ATGGCTGTGCAACTCCATGTTGATGAGACATCTTGTGGGCCGATGTGCCAGCACCCAGCATGTTGGCAGTCCAACATACGTCAAGACAAGGGCTTTCCCAGGATGAAACCCTGTCTTCGCTCACCACCAGATATTGAACTGG ATCTGCCTACtatgaaagtttacaacatgttGGGGGATTATGGTAACGACAATCGGGACCTTTATCCTGCACAATTTAGTGGGAAACCTGCCCATGAAAGACAGGACATGCTCCATAGTATGCAAAAACCCATCAGAGATCAAAG CATAAAAGTAACAAGAGCCCCCCAGCCATCTCCAAAGTCAGGCTCCATCCAGACTCAACAGTCCCGGTTTAAAGTTGTGGAG GTTCAAGAAGTTTTTGACCCAGAGGATTTGCAAGGCACATGGGATGACACATTTGTGCCCAAGTCTTACTTCATGTGGGTGCCAAACCAGAAGAAGAAGAGACAGAAGAAACACTGGCTTGCCCAGTCAGACAGCAAGAG TGTGGTGAAGAGCAAGGCGGGAATCAAGGACCTCACCGAGAGCATGGTTCCGAAGGAGTTAGAACACGCCCGTCTCACTGCAAGG GATGACTTTCCAGTTATGAAG CCTAAACCAACCATAGGG CCTTTAAACGAGAACCATCGGTACCAGGCTTACAACAGTCCTAGATCACGG aaaaagagGGCCCTGAAGTCTCCCAGACCATACACAATGACCCCCAGAACAGCAATGGCCTCTTCCAAAATGGAGTTTGACCAAGAAGG CTCACGGTCATATTCAAGTCACACTTACTATAGTGATGACAACGAAGG CATCAGTGAGCTGCTAGACCTTCCCCGAGATATCCTGGTTCAGGTCCTAGAAAACACGCGACAGAG TGACCTGATGTCCAGAGAGCGCATAAGGGAGATAATCCGGAGATTCATGCCACCTCAGCTTGACCGGGGAAACACCAACATGTCATTGGCCAGCCAGGACCTTCTCCAGCAGAAGAAACTTAACCTGCATGAAG GCAACAAGAATGTCCGGCAGCCTCACCTCATGGAGACCAAGCCTGTGTTTTACCTCGACGATGATGTGATGGATGAGGAGTTTGATGAGGATCTACAGCGCCCTACAAGCCCCTACGGCTCCCTTAAGGACCTGTACTTTGGGGGTATGGGGGCCCCAAGGGAGTTCAGCAAATACAGGAGGCCCTTGCCAGCTATCGGGG GTGATCGTGCTGTAAGTGCAGGAGTTCTGGCGCAGACGAAGATCCCGTCAATTTCCCTCGGTCTTCCAGAACTGCCCAGCGGCATCAAACACACAAAGGCTTTCACTTACAAGCGCAAGAATGAATTTGACTTTACTCTTG GTAGAGGCTTCAGTTCTGCTTCCACTCGCCGTAGCTCCCGATGTTCAAAAAAAG GTCCCGTCCCGACACCACCCACAAGTGTGAGAAGCACAGAGACGCCAGGGTCTGACCACGGCACCACGATCCGGGTGAACATGCCCTCTGAGGTGTCAAACCAGAGTGAACATGGCAGCGAGACAAGGCTTAGGGCAAAAACTTCTGCAAGG GGCACACCAGACCGCGCAATCCATTCTGTGTCGCCAACATTCTCTACTAAGGTACCCAAAGCCCCTGCGACCACACCTGCTACTTACCACCCATCCTCCCCACCGACTCGTTCTGGGCGGGACCTGACGGGCTCTTCAATACCTAACACTCCTGGGGAATGGCCACCCAAGACAGGGTCCCCACTACAGATACTCAGGGCTCCGGTCAATACGCCGGGTTCCATTATGCAGGATGCTG GACTGGGTACCATTCCTGAGAACCATACAGATGATGGTACAGACCAGGCCCACCCCATGTCTCGGGGACGGAGCGTGAGATTCGAGATTCCAGAGGTCCCTCCGCCTCCCTCCTCACCCCAGCTCTCCGATGATGGTCAGAAAGACCCTAGCAGAAACACTGTTACAGTCAACACCAGCGTTCCTAGGACAGCAGACATTTCAGAAAGTACTGAGACCAAGCCTATGTCAGGAACTACTCTCAGAACTGATGCAAACACTGTCAACACCTCAGCTCTTCCGAATGAGAACTCATTTCTTCGCTCACAGACTCTCCCAACCAGAGAGCTTTCTATGGCATCTACACCTGAGCCTTGGCCACAGGTAAATGAGGCAGATTATGAGGCTATCCCAACCACAACTCCTGAATCTCCTGCACTAAACACTGTAACTCCCGCTACTGTCACTACTGGCCATGGACTGTCTGAACTGGAAGAGAGAGCTATTGAAAATGAGAAGCTTGGTCAGAAGAAAGAACCAATAAAGGTTCCTAGTCCAGAGAAAGAAGATAGTAAAGAAACTGAACTCACTGAAACTGAGAGAGATGAGAACTATGTGAATAAGACTCCAGTCGAACATAGTAGTGAAGCAGTTAAGAAAATACTGGAAGATTCTCTCAAAGCAGAGTCACCAGCACCGCCACCTCCTTCTCCTGAACCAAAGCAGGACAGTAATGTTAGCGCTAACAACAGGAAAATTGACTCTCTTCCAACTGAGCAGAATGCTGACTCTGACATGACAGTTGTGCAGATTCCGCCAAAAGGGAAGACCAACGGGAAAAGATTGTTGAATAGACAAATAGACACTTTCCAAAATATTGACATTCCTGCAAAGTTTGATGATCTATCTGAGAATGCTACAATTGGGACAAAGCTTGCTGAGCCTAAGAATGAGACAATTGTAGAGGAGTCTGAGCATGAAGAAGAAAATGAAACTCCTGAAGTTGATAATGATACTGCTGAAACTAAAACAGATGCTGAAGTTATTAATGAGTCAAATCAAGATAAAACTTTCTCTGTTCAGGGCAGCAGTCTTGCCAATAGAACTGTTTCTGAGCCAGCTCAGTCGGAAATGTCAAGCCCAATGATAGAGCCAGCGGTGTCTCAGACCTCCCATATGCCTGCAATGTCTGATGTCTCGGAAAAAACTTCTGAACTGGAAGTGTTTGTGGATTGGACTGGAGTGGTAGGGAGCGCTGAAATTCCAATATTAGAAGGGGATTCTGAAAAGGAAATTCCTGACATGACCGAGGATGGGGGAGACCATGAGGGTTTTAAAGATGACCTGAGACAGGAATATAAAAAACTTGACAAAGAGAGTGAGGACCAACCTGAAAGaaagttaaatgaaacattttga
- the LOC128224033 gene encoding uncharacterized protein LOC128224033 isoform X11 has protein sequence MAVQLHVDETSCGPMCQHPACWQSNIRQDKGFPRMKPCLRSPPDIELDLPTMKVYNMLGDYGNDNRDLYPAQFSGKPAHERQDMLHSMQKPIRDQSIKVTRAPQPSPKSGSIQTQQSRFKVVEVQEVFDPEDLQGTWDDTFVPKSYFMWVPNQKKKRQKKHWLAQSDSKSVVKSKAGIKDLTESMVPKELEHARLTARDDFPVMKKKRALKSPRPYTMTPRTAMASSKMEFDQEGLRTQTQSKGRISVPVPSRLSGWVTPGRNIYLSISELLDLPRDILVQVLENTRQSDLMSRERIREIIRRFMPPQLDRGNTNMSLASQDLLQQKKLNLHEGNKNVRQPHLMETKPVFYLDDDVMDEEFDEDLQRPTSPYGSLKDLYFGGMGAPREFSKYRRPLPAIGGDRAVSAGVLAQTKIPSISLGLPELPSGIKHTKAFTYKRKNEFDFTLGPVPTPPTSVRSTETPGSDHGTTIRVNMPSEVSNQSEHGSETRLRAKTSARGTPDRAIHSVSPTFSTKVPKAPATTPATYHPSSPPTRSGRDLTGSSIPNTPGEWPPKTGSPLQILRAPVNTPGSIMQDAGLGTIPENHTDDGTDQAHPMSRGRSVRFEIPEVPPPPSSPQLSDDGQKDPSRNTVTVNTSVPRTADISESTETKPMSGTTLRTDANTVNTSALPNENSFLRSQTLPTRELSMASTPEPWPQVNEADYEAIPTTTPESPALNTVTPATVTTGHGLSELEERAIENEKLGQKKEPIKVPSPEKEDSKETELTETERDENYVNKTPVEHSSEAVKKILEDSLKAESPAPPPPSPEPKQDSNVSANNRKIDSLPTEQNADSDMTVVQIPPKGKTNGKRLLNRQIDTFQNIDIPAKFDDLSENATIGTKLAEPKNETIVEESEHEEENETPEVDNDTAETKTDAEVINESNQDKTFSVQGSSLANRTVSEPAQSEMSSPMIEPAVSQTSHMPAMSDVSEKTSELEVFVDWTGVVGSAEIPILEGDSEKEIPDMTEDGGDHEGFKDDLRQEYKKLDKESEDQPERKLNETF, from the exons ATGGCTGTGCAACTCCATGTTGATGAGACATCTTGTGGGCCGATGTGCCAGCACCCAGCATGTTGGCAGTCCAACATACGTCAAGACAAGGGCTTTCCCAGGATGAAACCCTGTCTTCGCTCACCACCAGATATTGAACTGG ATCTGCCTACtatgaaagtttacaacatgttGGGGGATTATGGTAACGACAATCGGGACCTTTATCCTGCACAATTTAGTGGGAAACCTGCCCATGAAAGACAGGACATGCTCCATAGTATGCAAAAACCCATCAGAGATCAAAG CATAAAAGTAACAAGAGCCCCCCAGCCATCTCCAAAGTCAGGCTCCATCCAGACTCAACAGTCCCGGTTTAAAGTTGTGGAG GTTCAAGAAGTTTTTGACCCAGAGGATTTGCAAGGCACATGGGATGACACATTTGTGCCCAAGTCTTACTTCATGTGGGTGCCAAACCAGAAGAAGAAGAGACAGAAGAAACACTGGCTTGCCCAGTCAGACAGCAAGAG TGTGGTGAAGAGCAAGGCGGGAATCAAGGACCTCACCGAGAGCATGGTTCCGAAGGAGTTAGAACACGCCCGTCTCACTGCAAGG GATGACTTTCCAGTTATGAAG aaaaagagGGCCCTGAAGTCTCCCAGACCATACACAATGACCCCCAGAACAGCAATGGCCTCTTCCAAAATGGAGTTTGACCAAGAAGG TTTAAGAACACAAACACAGAGCAAGGGTCGGATAAGCGTTCCCGTCCCGTCTAGACTCAGTGGATGGGTCACGCCCGGGCGTAATATTTATCTGAG CATCAGTGAGCTGCTAGACCTTCCCCGAGATATCCTGGTTCAGGTCCTAGAAAACACGCGACAGAG TGACCTGATGTCCAGAGAGCGCATAAGGGAGATAATCCGGAGATTCATGCCACCTCAGCTTGACCGGGGAAACACCAACATGTCATTGGCCAGCCAGGACCTTCTCCAGCAGAAGAAACTTAACCTGCATGAAG GCAACAAGAATGTCCGGCAGCCTCACCTCATGGAGACCAAGCCTGTGTTTTACCTCGACGATGATGTGATGGATGAGGAGTTTGATGAGGATCTACAGCGCCCTACAAGCCCCTACGGCTCCCTTAAGGACCTGTACTTTGGGGGTATGGGGGCCCCAAGGGAGTTCAGCAAATACAGGAGGCCCTTGCCAGCTATCGGGG GTGATCGTGCTGTAAGTGCAGGAGTTCTGGCGCAGACGAAGATCCCGTCAATTTCCCTCGGTCTTCCAGAACTGCCCAGCGGCATCAAACACACAAAGGCTTTCACTTACAAGCGCAAGAATGAATTTGACTTTACTCTTG GTCCCGTCCCGACACCACCCACAAGTGTGAGAAGCACAGAGACGCCAGGGTCTGACCACGGCACCACGATCCGGGTGAACATGCCCTCTGAGGTGTCAAACCAGAGTGAACATGGCAGCGAGACAAGGCTTAGGGCAAAAACTTCTGCAAGG GGCACACCAGACCGCGCAATCCATTCTGTGTCGCCAACATTCTCTACTAAGGTACCCAAAGCCCCTGCGACCACACCTGCTACTTACCACCCATCCTCCCCACCGACTCGTTCTGGGCGGGACCTGACGGGCTCTTCAATACCTAACACTCCTGGGGAATGGCCACCCAAGACAGGGTCCCCACTACAGATACTCAGGGCTCCGGTCAATACGCCGGGTTCCATTATGCAGGATGCTG GACTGGGTACCATTCCTGAGAACCATACAGATGATGGTACAGACCAGGCCCACCCCATGTCTCGGGGACGGAGCGTGAGATTCGAGATTCCAGAGGTCCCTCCGCCTCCCTCCTCACCCCAGCTCTCCGATGATGGTCAGAAAGACCCTAGCAGAAACACTGTTACAGTCAACACCAGCGTTCCTAGGACAGCAGACATTTCAGAAAGTACTGAGACCAAGCCTATGTCAGGAACTACTCTCAGAACTGATGCAAACACTGTCAACACCTCAGCTCTTCCGAATGAGAACTCATTTCTTCGCTCACAGACTCTCCCAACCAGAGAGCTTTCTATGGCATCTACACCTGAGCCTTGGCCACAGGTAAATGAGGCAGATTATGAGGCTATCCCAACCACAACTCCTGAATCTCCTGCACTAAACACTGTAACTCCCGCTACTGTCACTACTGGCCATGGACTGTCTGAACTGGAAGAGAGAGCTATTGAAAATGAGAAGCTTGGTCAGAAGAAAGAACCAATAAAGGTTCCTAGTCCAGAGAAAGAAGATAGTAAAGAAACTGAACTCACTGAAACTGAGAGAGATGAGAACTATGTGAATAAGACTCCAGTCGAACATAGTAGTGAAGCAGTTAAGAAAATACTGGAAGATTCTCTCAAAGCAGAGTCACCAGCACCGCCACCTCCTTCTCCTGAACCAAAGCAGGACAGTAATGTTAGCGCTAACAACAGGAAAATTGACTCTCTTCCAACTGAGCAGAATGCTGACTCTGACATGACAGTTGTGCAGATTCCGCCAAAAGGGAAGACCAACGGGAAAAGATTGTTGAATAGACAAATAGACACTTTCCAAAATATTGACATTCCTGCAAAGTTTGATGATCTATCTGAGAATGCTACAATTGGGACAAAGCTTGCTGAGCCTAAGAATGAGACAATTGTAGAGGAGTCTGAGCATGAAGAAGAAAATGAAACTCCTGAAGTTGATAATGATACTGCTGAAACTAAAACAGATGCTGAAGTTATTAATGAGTCAAATCAAGATAAAACTTTCTCTGTTCAGGGCAGCAGTCTTGCCAATAGAACTGTTTCTGAGCCAGCTCAGTCGGAAATGTCAAGCCCAATGATAGAGCCAGCGGTGTCTCAGACCTCCCATATGCCTGCAATGTCTGATGTCTCGGAAAAAACTTCTGAACTGGAAGTGTTTGTGGATTGGACTGGAGTGGTAGGGAGCGCTGAAATTCCAATATTAGAAGGGGATTCTGAAAAGGAAATTCCTGACATGACCGAGGATGGGGGAGACCATGAGGGTTTTAAAGATGACCTGAGACAGGAATATAAAAAACTTGACAAAGAGAGTGAGGACCAACCTGAAAGaaagttaaatgaaacattttga